A single Leptolyngbya ohadii IS1 DNA region contains:
- a CDS encoding pentapeptide repeat-containing protein, which produces MDHSDHATKEQPIKSADLLQQYQAGKIHFSKVRLAMADLAEADLIGIDLSQADLQRVVFRFAYLNRANLNKANLTASKLGGVNLTQANLTGAMLKDADLHGAILQRADLRSADLSLANLLDANLQEADLRNAQLDGANLSGACLRGANLRQENSRYIVSLRGASLRKADLRGANLTGADLSRVDLRGADLSEATLRGVDLSGADLTEANLHNALLTEANLTRSVLRGAWLENARLERSTLIEADMASINLQGALLADAKLTSAHLAKANLTHARLSRADLSRANLWQAILQEAQLTDTYLARTNLMQADLTNANLMRSELSSANLQGAILQGATMPDGSTHP; this is translated from the coding sequence ATGGATCACTCAGATCACGCCACTAAGGAGCAACCCATCAAATCCGCCGATCTGCTGCAACAGTATCAGGCTGGCAAAATCCACTTCAGTAAGGTGCGGCTGGCAATGGCAGATTTGGCAGAAGCCGACCTGATCGGAATTGATTTGAGCCAGGCAGATCTTCAGCGGGTTGTGTTTCGCTTTGCCTATCTCAATCGAGCCAATTTGAACAAAGCTAACCTCACAGCCAGCAAACTGGGCGGCGTCAATTTGACCCAGGCAAACCTGACCGGCGCAATGCTCAAAGATGCGGATCTGCACGGCGCAATTCTTCAGCGGGCAGACCTTCGCAGCGCAGATCTATCGCTGGCAAACCTGCTCGATGCCAATTTGCAGGAGGCGGATCTGAGAAATGCCCAGCTCGACGGAGCAAACCTGAGCGGTGCCTGTCTGCGGGGAGCCAATCTGCGGCAGGAAAACAGTCGCTACATCGTCAGCCTGCGGGGAGCCAGCCTGCGGAAAGCCGATCTGCGGGGAGCCAACCTGACCGGAGCCGATTTATCGCGGGTAGATCTACGGGGAGCAGACCTGAGCGAGGCAACCCTGCGAGGCGTGGATTTGAGCGGAGCCGATTTAACAGAGGCAAATTTGCACAATGCCCTGCTAACGGAAGCCAACCTGACCCGATCGGTTTTGCGGGGAGCATGGCTAGAAAATGCCCGTCTGGAGCGATCGACCCTCATAGAAGCAGATATGGCAAGCATCAACCTACAGGGGGCACTGCTCGCAGATGCCAAACTAACCAGCGCTCACCTGGCAAAAGCCAACCTGACCCATGCCCGGCTTTCCCGTGCCGATCTCAGTCGGGCAAATCTCTGGCAAGCCATTTTGCAGGAAGCTCAGCTGACGGATACCTACCTCGCCAGAACTAACCTGATGCAGGCAGACCTCACCAACGCGAACCTGATGCGATCGGAGCTGAGCAGTGCCAATTTACAGGGCGCAATTTTACAGGGGGCAACCATGCCGGATGGCAGCACCCATCCCTGA
- a CDS encoding DUF2062 domain-containing protein → MPWKRSLRYFYLRFVRLRGTPAQIARGFAFGVFWGMFPLPGLQMAVAILTAALFQSSKLAAAAGTWLSNPITTLPLTALNFHVGQTLLGRQWSDLPIDNLRSVRDFLALGDDVLIPYFLGCAVVGLGLAVVSYGVGLPAVVVMQKRFAERRQRRRKRKYHRMPD, encoded by the coding sequence ATGCCCTGGAAACGATCGCTGCGCTACTTCTATCTACGGTTTGTCCGTCTGCGGGGAACGCCCGCCCAAATTGCTCGTGGCTTTGCATTTGGAGTGTTTTGGGGAATGTTTCCCCTACCGGGACTGCAAATGGCAGTTGCCATCCTCACGGCAGCCCTTTTCCAGAGCAGCAAACTTGCCGCTGCCGCCGGAACCTGGCTCAGTAATCCCATTACTACCCTTCCCCTCACGGCGCTAAACTTCCACGTCGGTCAAACATTGCTGGGAAGACAGTGGAGCGATCTGCCGATCGACAATCTACGATCGGTTCGAGATTTTCTGGCGCTGGGGGATGATGTGCTGATTCCCTACTTTCTGGGCTGTGCAGTGGTCGGGTTAGGTCTGGCGGTAGTCAGCTATGGGGTGGGGTTGCCTGCGGTGGTCGTCATGCAGAAACGGTTCGCAGAACGGCGACAGCGGCGGCGCAAGCGCAAATACCATCGAATGCCGGATTAA
- a CDS encoding ABC transporter substrate-binding protein: protein MKRWTKPSKFNRSDLLKRLGSGGAAALMLSITACGSVPQNTAQNGSPDAASSPAATTAGATVDGQLKIGTLLPITGDLAQYGTTMQDSVNLLAETVNACGGVLGKPVQIISEDDQTDPAAGAAGMTKLAEVDKVGGVVGAAGSAVSSAAVDIAVRNQVVQISPSSTSPTFTDRAKKGEFNGFWFRTAPPDTFQGDALAQLAQEQGAKRVAVLAINNDYGNGLVDAFVPAFKQLGGTVTNESNPTKYAPDATTFDSELRAAFNGNPDAVVLVAYPETGSIILKQAQEQGLLNGNTKVLMSDGMKTDKLAELSGKTGDGKFVASGTLGTAPSAGGPAIQQFDDVYRKKFNRAPNVYDPNSWDAAAVIALAAEAAKSTTGAAIKDQIRTVTSGDGEKVTDVCQGLALLRDGKPINYEGASGTIDFNAEGDVVGSYDVWTIADDGKLGVTSKIEVGGSGS from the coding sequence ATGAAACGTTGGACAAAACCCTCTAAATTCAATCGATCGGATTTGCTAAAACGCCTGGGAAGTGGCGGTGCGGCGGCGCTGATGCTGTCGATTACGGCTTGTGGTTCCGTTCCCCAAAATACCGCGCAAAATGGTTCTCCCGATGCAGCATCCAGTCCGGCAGCAACGACAGCAGGCGCTACTGTCGATGGTCAGCTGAAGATTGGCACCCTGCTCCCGATTACGGGCGATCTGGCACAGTATGGTACGACGATGCAGGACAGCGTCAACCTGCTGGCAGAAACAGTCAATGCCTGTGGTGGCGTTCTGGGTAAACCCGTGCAGATTATCTCTGAAGACGATCAGACCGATCCGGCAGCGGGGGCGGCAGGGATGACCAAGCTGGCAGAGGTGGACAAGGTCGGCGGCGTTGTGGGTGCAGCGGGTAGCGCCGTTTCCAGTGCGGCAGTGGATATTGCAGTCCGAAATCAGGTCGTGCAAATCTCGCCTTCCAGCACCAGCCCCACCTTTACCGATCGCGCCAAGAAAGGTGAATTTAACGGCTTCTGGTTCCGAACCGCTCCGCCCGACACGTTCCAGGGAGATGCCCTGGCGCAGTTGGCTCAGGAGCAGGGCGCAAAACGAGTAGCAGTGCTGGCAATTAACAACGATTACGGCAACGGTCTGGTGGATGCCTTTGTTCCCGCCTTCAAGCAGCTGGGCGGCACTGTAACCAACGAATCGAACCCGACCAAGTATGCCCCCGATGCAACCACGTTTGACTCGGAACTGCGGGCAGCCTTCAACGGCAATCCGGATGCAGTCGTCCTGGTGGCATACCCGGAAACGGGCAGCATTATCCTGAAGCAGGCACAGGAACAAGGATTGCTCAACGGCAACACCAAGGTCTTGATGTCCGACGGCATGAAGACGGACAAGCTGGCAGAACTGTCGGGCAAGACTGGCGACGGTAAATTTGTTGCGTCAGGAACGCTCGGAACGGCTCCCAGCGCGGGAGGTCCGGCAATTCAGCAGTTTGATGACGTGTATCGCAAGAAGTTCAACCGTGCCCCCAACGTTTACGATCCCAACTCCTGGGATGCCGCAGCCGTGATTGCGCTCGCAGCCGAAGCCGCAAAATCCACAACAGGAGCCGCCATTAAGGATCAGATCCGGACTGTAACCAGCGGCGACGGTGAAAAAGTAACCGATGTCTGCCAGGGTCTTGCCCTGCTGCGGGACGGTAAACCAATCAACTACGAAGGAGCCAGCGGCACGATCGACTTTAACGCCGAGGGCGATGTGGTTGGCAGCTACGATGTCTGGACGATCGCCGATGATGGCAAATTGGGCGTAACGTCCAAGATCGAAGTTGGCGGTTCTGGTTCGTAG
- a CDS encoding Tic22 family protein translates to MPIYFASQVGRQPALFSFGSFLLRFCCNSGVILAAILIEAIDRVLVFLKGQMQTAQCWATLNAESFTPPFLLNAHVITGVSMKSFFRWSATFGIVSGVLIGSFWTGAARVLALTAEQVAERLRPVPVFTLANEQGAPLVASPSEGEDRGPVAGVFISRADAEKFLNDLKTRNPQAAQGVRVVPVSLADVYRIAETERTGSTPQNQQLRFAFIPAQQQVDAAMTVLREGGQNVSQFQGVPIFVAQSGNGDNRGYLTIQQGEQQVIPMFFDKAELQGVLTRLQQSQPDLARNMTVQVVNLEGLIQTLQSSNNQELNQILLVPPRDSIEYVRSLQPQGGQQGQQGQPRQQGQQAQPRTQQQAQPAQPRR, encoded by the coding sequence GTGCCAATCTATTTTGCGAGTCAGGTCGGTCGCCAGCCAGCTCTCTTTTCCTTTGGTTCGTTTTTGCTGAGATTCTGCTGCAATTCAGGTGTAATTCTGGCTGCAATTCTGATTGAGGCGATCGATCGAGTCCTTGTTTTCTTGAAGGGACAGATGCAGACAGCACAATGCTGGGCAACGCTCAATGCAGAATCATTCACCCCGCCCTTTTTGCTGAATGCTCATGTCATCACAGGAGTTTCTATGAAGTCATTCTTTCGTTGGAGTGCAACCTTTGGTATCGTCAGTGGTGTGCTAATCGGTTCTTTCTGGACTGGCGCAGCGCGAGTGCTAGCCCTGACCGCTGAACAGGTGGCAGAACGCTTGCGTCCGGTTCCGGTCTTTACCCTTGCCAATGAGCAAGGTGCGCCTCTGGTTGCTTCACCGTCCGAGGGTGAGGATCGGGGTCCCGTTGCGGGCGTGTTTATCAGCCGTGCCGATGCGGAAAAATTCCTGAACGACCTCAAAACCCGGAATCCCCAGGCAGCTCAAGGCGTTCGAGTGGTTCCGGTTTCCCTTGCCGATGTTTACAGAATTGCCGAAACCGAGCGAACGGGTTCAACGCCGCAGAATCAGCAGCTGCGATTTGCCTTTATTCCGGCTCAGCAGCAGGTCGATGCAGCAATGACCGTCCTGCGGGAGGGTGGACAAAACGTGAGCCAGTTCCAGGGCGTACCCATTTTTGTGGCGCAGTCTGGCAACGGCGATAATCGCGGCTATCTGACTATCCAGCAGGGAGAGCAGCAGGTCATTCCCATGTTTTTCGACAAGGCAGAGCTGCAAGGCGTTTTAACCCGTCTTCAGCAAAGCCAGCCCGACCTCGCTCGCAATATGACGGTTCAGGTGGTTAATCTGGAAGGACTGATTCAAACCCTGCAATCCAGCAATAACCAGGAACTCAACCAGATTCTGCTGGTTCCCCCCAGAGATAGCATCGAGTATGTTCGATCGCTTCAGCCGCAGGGAGGTCAGCAGGGTCAGCAGGGTCAGCCCCGTCAGCAGGGTCAGCAGGCACAGCCTCGCACACAGCAGCAGGCACAGCCCGCCCAGCCTCGCCGATAG